In Nocardioides sp. W7, the genomic stretch GTTGCGGTAGAGCCGCTCGATCTTCGAGCCGCGGACGAGACCGAACCGGCCCATCGTCTGCAGGGACCGGTCGACGACCGCCGCGGCGGCCTCGGTGGCGTGCACCTTGGCCATCGAGGAGTAGTCCAGGTGCCCGAGCGGGTCGCCCTTGGCCAGCGCGGCCGCCCGGTAGACGAACGCCCGGGCCGCCTCGACGTCCGTCCAGGACTGGGCCAACTTCTGCGACACCGCGCCGAGCTCGATCAGCGGGGCGCCGAACTGCTCCCGGGTCATGGCGTGCTGCTTCGCCTCGTCGAGGGCCGCCTGGGCCAGGCCGACGCCGGAGGCGGCGACGGTCACGCGGAAGACCGCCAAGGTCTGCAGCATCAGCGAGAACGCCTTGCCCGGCACGCCGAGCCGGTGGTCGGCGGGCACCCGGACGTCCTCGAAGGTGAGCTCGCCGAGGATGTGCGGCGCCATCAGGTCGGCGCCCTTCTCGACGCTCAGGCCGGGCGTGTCCGCCGGGACCAGCACCATCGACCAGCCCTCGCCCTCGCGCACCATGGTGCAGTAGAAGTCCGCGGCGCCGCCGTTGGTGATGAAGGACTTGCGTCCGTTGACGACGAGCTCGTCCCCGTCGGCGACCATCGTGGTGGTGACGGCCCTCAGATCGGAGCCCACGTCGGGTTCCGTCAGCGCCAGTCCGGCGATCGCCTCCAGCGTCGCGACCTTCGGCAGCCACCGCTGCTTCAGGTCCTCGGAGCCACCCACGGAAAGCGAGTAGCTGCCGACCCCCTGCATCCCGAACATGGAGTCCAGGTGCGCGGAGGAGTACATGAGCTGCTCACGCACCACGGCGATCGTCAAGGGGTCCAGGACCTCGTCGTGGCCGCCGTACGCCGCCTGGACGACGTAGCGAGCCAACCCACTGTCGCGCAGCGCGTCGAGGCATCCCTGGTGCACCTCGGTGGCCTCGTCCGCCTCGGCGGCGAACGGCTCGACCTTGGCCGCGACGTCGCGGGCGACCTGCTGGATCTGGCGGTGGCGGGCGCTGAGGTCGAACATCTGACCATCTTCCACGGTGAACCTCTTCCGGTGTCTTCGGGTGTGCGGGCGGCCGGTCAGCGGCGCTGGTCGAACCGGCGGCCGGTGAGCTCGGTGGCGATCCGGATCCGCTGCATGGTGGGCGTGCCACCGGCGACGGCCCAGCCGTGCGCGTCGCGGTGCATCCGCTCCAAGCCGTACTCCTCGGTCAGGCCGTTTCCGCCGTGCAGCTGCATGGCCAGGTCGGTGACCCGCTTGGCCATCTCGTTGGCGGTGCACTTGGCCAGCGAGACCTCGAGCGAGTCGGGCAGCCCGTGGGCGGCGGTCGCCGCGGCGCGGTCGCGCAGCAGCCGTGCCGCCTCCACCTGGAGCAGCATGTCCGCCAGGGTCACCTGGACCGACTGGAAGTCGATCAGCGGCTTGCCGAACTGCTCGCGCTCCTGGACGTACTGCACGGTGGCGTCGAGGGCGGCCTGGCCGATGGCGAGGCTCATGGTGGTGTTGCCCAGACGCTCGATCGCGAAGATGCCGAAGAGCTTGTTGAAGCCGCCCGCCGGGACGACGACGTTCTCCTCGGGAACCGCGACGTTGTCGAAGTAGAGGTCGGCCGACGGGATACCGCGAAACCCGATCAGCCGCTCGGACGCCCCGAAGCTGAAGCCCGCGGCCTCCTTCTCCACGACCACGGCGCCGATGCCCTTGGCGCCCGGGTCGTCACTGAGCCGGCAGTACACCAGGTAAAGGTCGGCCTCGCCGCCGTTGGAGATCCACCGCTTGTTGCCGTTCAGCACCAGGCTGCCGTCGGCGGTGCGCTTGGCGGTGGTGCGCATGTCGGTGGCCGCGGACCCGGCGTCGGGCTCGGAGATGCCGACCGCCATGGTCTTGTTGCCGGCCACGATGTCGGGAAGCCAGCGCTGCTTCTGCTCCTCGGTGCCGAGGTGGTTGATCACCTGGGCCGGGCCGGTGTTGGCCTCGAAGATCTGGAAGGCGGCAGGGCGGCAAACCTTGCCGAACTCCTCGATCACCGCCAGCGCCTGGCCCAGCGGCGCACCGGAGCCGCCGTACTGCTCGGGGTAGGCGATCCCCAGGAAGCCGAGCTCGCCCAGCCGCTGGCGCTGCTCGAGCGAGACCGGCGTGCGGTCCCGGTCCATCGACTCGGCCAGCGGGCCGTAGACGTCGTGAGCGACCTTGGCGGCCAGCTGGCGGATCTCGGTGAAGTCGTCGGTGTCGACCATGAACGGCACCCTCTCTCAGTAGTAATCATTACCATAGATTCCGAGGGCGGCCCCGTCAAGCGTTCCGACCCGACCGCGAATCCGTGGTTAACGAAGCGCTCCCGGCGGATGGACGGCCGTGGACACTCGATGACAATCATGATAAGCAATATCCATGGCAGATGCGCAAGGCCCCACGGCCGGGAACAAGCCCCAGCACCTCACCGACCCGCGTGACGTGGTGATCGTCGACGCCGTCCGGACCGCCTCCGGCAAGGGGCGCGTCGGCGGCTCGCTGGCCGACGTCCACCCGGTCGACCTGCTCGCGCAGACGTTCCAGCGGCTGCTGGAGCGTCACCCCGCGGTCGACCCCGGGGCCGTCGACGACGTCATCGTCGGCTGCGTCTCCCAAGTGGGTGAGCAGTCCGCGACGCCGGGCCGGATGGCCTGGCTCGGCGCGGGCTTCCCCGCCCACGTGCCCGCGACCACGATCGACCGCAAGTGCGGCTCCAGCCAGCAGTCGGTGCACTTCGCCGCGCAGGGCATCCGCTCCGGCGAGTACGACATCGTCGTCGCCGGCGGCGTGGAGTCGATGAGCCGGGTGGTCATGGGGTCCGCACGGATGGACGCCGACCCGTACGGCGCCATGGTCGCCGAGCGCTACTCCCCCGGCCTGGTCTCCCAGGGCGTGGCCGCCGAGCTGGTCGCCGCCCGGTGGAAGCTCGACCGGGCCTCCCTCGACGAGTACTCGGTGCGTTCCCACCACCTGGCCGCGGCCGCCCAGGAGTCCGGCGCCTTCGACCGGGAGATCGTGCCGATCTCCACCCCGCACGGTGTCTTCGACCGCGACGAGTCCATCCGCGCCGGCAGCACCGTGGAGAAGCTCGGCGGGCTGAAGGCGGTCTTCGAGTCCCCGGAGTTCTCCGAGCGCTTCCCCGACGTCGACTGGTCGGTGACGGCCGGCAACTCCTCGCAGATCACCGACGGCGCCAGCGCCCTGCTCGTCATGAGCCGGGCGAAGGCCGAGGAACTCGGCCTGACCCCCCGGGCCCGCGTGCACTCCATGGTCGTCGTCGGCGACGACCCGTTGCTCATGCTGACCGGCCCCATCCCGGCCACCCACCAAGTGCTGGAGCGCTCGGGCCTGTCGCTCTCCGACATCGACCACGTCGAGGTCAACGAGGCTTTCGCCCCCGTGCCGCTCTCCTGGCTTGCCGAGTTCGGCATCGACCCGGCCCGGCTCAACCCGCGCGGTGGTGCGATCGCCCTCGGCCATCCGCTCGGCGCCTCCGGCGGCAGGCTGATGACCACGATGCTGCACGCGCTGGAGGACAACGACCAGCAGTTCGGGCTCCAGCTGATGTGCGAGGCCGGCGGCATGGCCAACGCCACCATCATCGAGCGGCTCTGAGCCGCACCCACCTTCCCTAGGAGATTCCCGTGAACCTCACGAACGCCTCGGCCCTGGTCACCGGGGGCGCCTCCGGCCTCGGCGCCGCCACCTCCCGCCGGCTCGCGAAGGCCGGCGCCCACGTCCTCGTCCTCGACCTCAACGAGGAGCTCGGGCAGGAGTTCGCCGCCGAGATCGGCGGCACCTTCGCCCACGGCGACGTCACCGACCCGGTCGCCGTCGACGCGGCGCTCGACGCCGCCGAGGCGCAGGGTCCGCTGCGCGCGCTGGTCCACTGCGCCGGCAAGGGTGGCACCGTCCGCCTGGTCAACCGGGACGGCACCCCCGGCGACCTCGCGCTCTACCAGCAGCTGATCAACATCAACCTGGTCGGCACCTTCAACGTGCTGCGCCTGGCCGCCACCCGGATGGCGGCCAACGAGGTCGTCGACGGCGAGCGCGGGGTCTGCGTGCTCACCGCCTCGGTCGCGGCCTGGGAGGGCCAGATCGGCCAGATCCCCTACGCCTCCGCCAAGGCCGGCGTCGTCGGCATGACCCTCGTCGCCGCCCGCGACCTGGCGACCAAGAACATCCGGGTCAACACCATCGCGCCCGGTGTCTTCGACACCCCGATCCTGGCCCGGTTCTCCCAGGAGATCCGCGACGGCCTCGGCGCCCAGGTGCCCAACCCGGCACGCCTCGGCCAGCCCGACGAGTTCGCCATGATGGCGATGCAGGTCGTGGAGAACCCCTACCTCAACGGCGAGACCATCCGTCTCGACGGCGCCATCCGCATGTCGCCGCGCTGACCAGATCGTCGAACCACACGCCCTGACCAAGGAGCAGAGATGACGGAACAGGACCTCAAGGTCACCGAGCACGGGCGCACCCTGGTGCTCACCATGGACCGGCCCGAAGCACGCAACGCCATGTCGATGTCCATGGCGCACCAGATCGCCGACGCCCTGGACATGCTCGACAGCCGCGACGACCTCAGCCTGGGCATCATCACCGGTGCCAGCGAGACCTTCTGCGCCGGGATGGACCTGAAGGGCTTCGCCCGCGGCGAGAGGCCGGTCGTCGAGGGGCGGGGCTTCGCCGGGATCGTGAAGCGTCCCTCGACCAAGCCGCTGATCGCCGCGGTCGAGGGCTATGCCCTCGCCGGCGGCTTCGAGATCGTGCTCTCCTGCGACCTCGTCGTCGCCTCGACAGCCGCCAGGTTCGGGCTCCCCGAGGTCAAGCG encodes the following:
- a CDS encoding acyl-CoA dehydrogenase family protein, with the protein product MFDLSARHRQIQQVARDVAAKVEPFAAEADEATEVHQGCLDALRDSGLARYVVQAAYGGHDEVLDPLTIAVVREQLMYSSAHLDSMFGMQGVGSYSLSVGGSEDLKQRWLPKVATLEAIAGLALTEPDVGSDLRAVTTTMVADGDELVVNGRKSFITNGGAADFYCTMVREGEGWSMVLVPADTPGLSVEKGADLMAPHILGELTFEDVRVPADHRLGVPGKAFSLMLQTLAVFRVTVAASGVGLAQAALDEAKQHAMTREQFGAPLIELGAVSQKLAQSWTDVEAARAFVYRAAALAKGDPLGHLDYSSMAKVHATEAAAAVVDRSLQTMGRFGLVRGSKIERLYRNARPLRVYEGATEVLLDSLARRLAKAAR
- a CDS encoding acyl-CoA dehydrogenase family protein, encoding MVDTDDFTEIRQLAAKVAHDVYGPLAESMDRDRTPVSLEQRQRLGELGFLGIAYPEQYGGSGAPLGQALAVIEEFGKVCRPAAFQIFEANTGPAQVINHLGTEEQKQRWLPDIVAGNKTMAVGISEPDAGSAATDMRTTAKRTADGSLVLNGNKRWISNGGEADLYLVYCRLSDDPGAKGIGAVVVEKEAAGFSFGASERLIGFRGIPSADLYFDNVAVPEENVVVPAGGFNKLFGIFAIERLGNTTMSLAIGQAALDATVQYVQEREQFGKPLIDFQSVQVTLADMLLQVEAARLLRDRAAATAAHGLPDSLEVSLAKCTANEMAKRVTDLAMQLHGGNGLTEEYGLERMHRDAHGWAVAGGTPTMQRIRIATELTGRRFDQRR
- a CDS encoding thiolase family protein, encoding MADAQGPTAGNKPQHLTDPRDVVIVDAVRTASGKGRVGGSLADVHPVDLLAQTFQRLLERHPAVDPGAVDDVIVGCVSQVGEQSATPGRMAWLGAGFPAHVPATTIDRKCGSSQQSVHFAAQGIRSGEYDIVVAGGVESMSRVVMGSARMDADPYGAMVAERYSPGLVSQGVAAELVAARWKLDRASLDEYSVRSHHLAAAAQESGAFDREIVPISTPHGVFDRDESIRAGSTVEKLGGLKAVFESPEFSERFPDVDWSVTAGNSSQITDGASALLVMSRAKAEELGLTPRARVHSMVVVGDDPLLMLTGPIPATHQVLERSGLSLSDIDHVEVNEAFAPVPLSWLAEFGIDPARLNPRGGAIALGHPLGASGGRLMTTMLHALEDNDQQFGLQLMCEAGGMANATIIERL
- a CDS encoding SDR family NAD(P)-dependent oxidoreductase, producing the protein MNLTNASALVTGGASGLGAATSRRLAKAGAHVLVLDLNEELGQEFAAEIGGTFAHGDVTDPVAVDAALDAAEAQGPLRALVHCAGKGGTVRLVNRDGTPGDLALYQQLININLVGTFNVLRLAATRMAANEVVDGERGVCVLTASVAAWEGQIGQIPYASAKAGVVGMTLVAARDLATKNIRVNTIAPGVFDTPILARFSQEIRDGLGAQVPNPARLGQPDEFAMMAMQVVENPYLNGETIRLDGAIRMSPR
- a CDS encoding crotonase/enoyl-CoA hydratase family protein, whose product is MTEQDLKVTEHGRTLVLTMDRPEARNAMSMSMAHQIADALDMLDSRDDLSLGIITGASETFCAGMDLKGFARGERPVVEGRGFAGIVKRPSTKPLIAAVEGYALAGGFEIVLSCDLVVASTAARFGLPEVKRGLTAAAGGLMKLPQRIPYHLAMDLVLTGRMWPATEAADVHLVNRLAEPGQALAVALELAEEISANAPLALAASKQVMVQSADWTLAERFDRQEEFVNPIRLSQDAKEGAQAFVEKRDPVWTGR